A region from the Sander vitreus isolate 19-12246 chromosome 1, sanVit1, whole genome shotgun sequence genome encodes:
- the LOC144517256 gene encoding uncharacterized protein LOC144517256, translated as MPKDSRSRRERTREAKRRARAAESDEARRARRAIDAARVAKKRAEETPEVRVERLARNAARSAYLRVRRARELERHMCTLEEETPAGDAVRHQEVHHTQLQQTCHDSHNPACYDDTDFFREELHGDYKQILSNTPSNQPEQVQNI; from the exons ATGCCTAAAGATAGCCGTTCAAGGCGGGAGCGAACGCGCGAAGCAAAGCGGCGTGCACGTGCAGCCGAGTCAGACGAAGCACGGCGTGCACGCCGGGCAATTGACGCTGCACGTGTGGCTAAAAAGAGGGCAGAAGAAACGCCAGAGGTGCGAGTGGAGCGCCTGGCAAGAAACGCTGCACGTTCTGCCTACTTGAGGGTACGTCGGGCACGTGAACTTGAACGGCACATGTGTACACTAGAAGAAGAGACCCCTGCTGGGGACGCTGTACGGCATCAGGAAGTGCACCATACGCAACTGCAGCAGACGTGCCATGACAGTCACAACCCGGCATGTTATGATGATACTGACTTCTTCCGAGAGGAGCTTCATGGTGATTACAAGCAGATTCTAAGCAATACACCAAGCAATCAACCCGAACAG GTCCAAAACATCTGA